Within the Dechloromonas denitrificans genome, the region TACTCTGGGGATAACAGGCTGATACCGCCCAAGAGTTCATATCGACGGCGGTGTTTGGCACCTCGATGTCGGCTCATCTCATCCTGGGGCTGTAGCCGGTCCCAAGGGTATGGCTGTTCGCCATTTAAAGAGGTACGTGAGCTGGGTTTAAAACGTCGTGAGACAGTTTGGTCCCTATCTGCCGTGGGCGCTGGAAATTTGAAGGGGGCTGCTCCTAGTACGAGAGGACCGGAGTGGACGAACCTCTGGTGTACCGGTTATGACGCCAGTCGTATCGCCGGGTAGCTATGTTCGGAAGAGATAAACGCTGAAAGCATCTAAGCGTGAAACTCGCCTTAAGATAAGATTTCCCGGAGTCTTGAACTCCCTAAAGGGTCGTCGAAGACCACGACGTTGATAGGTCAGGTGTGGAAGCGCAGTAATGCGTTAAGCTAACTGATACTAATTGCCCGTGCGGCTTGATCCTATAACCTTGTAAGACACTGCAGCAACTCATAGCAGTCACAACAACAACCTTCCTCCCCGTTTTGCGTTTGCCGCGCTTCAATACGCGACAAACACACAAGTTACGCTTGGCGGCAATAGCCCTCTGGACCCACCCCTTCCCTTCCCGAACAGGACCGTGAAACAGATGAGCGCCGATGATAGTGAGCTTCCGCTCGCGAAAGTAGGTCACCGCCAGGCTCCCATTCAAAACCCCGTTAGCACAAGCTAACGGGGTTTTTGCTATGCGGCCTTCTGGCTACGCGTGACTATTTGCTGATTTGGGCGGAAAAATTCGCCGAACCAGAGTTCGATGCGGCATCCTTTCATGACTCTTCAGCGCTGAGTGGCTTCGCTGAAACGCTAGGTACTCAACCAAAAACCGCCATTACTGAGAAAACGAATGAAGGATTACTACGGCTTGCTCGGCGTATCGCCTGATGCAACAACAGAAATCATCAAAACGGCTTACCGGAAAAAGGCGGCGCAGTTCCATCCCGACCGTAACCCGGAGCCAGACGCGGCGGCCAAGTTTCGGTCCGTGCAACAAGCATATGAAACACTAACCGATGGCGATCGCCGCAAGGCGTACGACGATACCCGCCGCAAGAGCCTGGTCGATGACCCGTTGGTCGTGGCGCGTGAAATCTGGACAAGCTATATGGAAAACATTCAAAAATGAAAAAGTCCTACTATTTCTCAGAGCTCTCTTCTGCCTACGATGCCGAACTTCAGGATCTGATGAGCGATTCGGAGGGAAGCCCGGCCCTTAAAGCCCGGTTGATGGAAAAGCGCAAGGAACTCAAATCGATCTTGCCGATGATCGAGTTCAGCCCGGAGATGGTGCTGCCGGTGTTTTATGATGGATTTTCTTTCCCCAATGCCAAAGCCATGACTGCGGCGGTTATGTGTGAACCGGATGACGGCGATTTTCCAAACTGGAACGACTTGTCGTCCAGCGTCGATGTAGCAAGTTGGGCCGCGCCGTTCCTGGATGCCGTGTTGGCCGAGAGCGCCGGCGAGATGTTCATGGTGACGGCAGCCTGCTTGGAGTTCATCCGCAAATTTGATACGTCGGCACCAGTTTCCGAGGCGTCGGAGTCGGAGGGCGGGAAAAACGATGAGGAAGATGGCGACGACGAGGGGCGCGACCTTGCCGAAGCAGGGGATGACTGGATGGCCGAGCAGGGCTTCGACTCATTCAAGTCTTGAGTGATTGGGCAATAATCGTCCGGGCGCAATACAGAATTCGATTTATTGAATAAGGCATGACATGACACATCCAGTCGTAGTTAGAACATCACAACTGATTCTCGCCGGCGACCTGAAAGGTGCGGAAACGGCGTTGGCCTCGATTGCCGAAACCGAAGGTGATGATGCTTTGGTCACCGTGCTCAACGATGTTCCGCCAAAGGATCTGCTGGCGATCATGCGGGGCTTTGATGGCTCCAAGCAATCGGTGGTCAATCTGGTGGTAACGCCGGATCAGTTCGCCCGGGCTGTCGTTCTTGAATCCCGCTACCGTGACGAAACCCATGCTGCCTTGCGCGGCATGATGAATGCCGTCCTCTACCGTGACGATGAGCTGACCGTCGAATACCTCGAGGCGATCGGCGAGATGGACGGCGGCTATGAGGTGCTGGCCAATTACTTCGGCGAACGGGACGACGAACTGCTGGCGTTTGCCATGTCGGGCGAGTTCTCGGAAGACTATAACGCCGAGCGTGGCCTGGAATCGAGATCGATCTCCTGGCTCAACGAGAAAATCCACGAAATCGACGAGGCTCTCCACGAAGGGGACTCGATTACCGCTTCGCGGCCCAAGGTAACGCGCTCGGAAACCTCCGACCATGACTGGATGGAAACCGCCTGGCTGTTGCGCTACGAGCTGTCGGATATTTTTGAGCAGATCGTCATCACCTTGCGCGACCGGCTGGCGCATCGCGTTGAAGATCTTGAGGAAACCGCGGTGATTGAGAGTCGGCCAGGTACCGTCGCCTCGGCCGATGAAGAGGAATCGGCGCTGTAACGGAGCTAGCCAATGACAAAATCAGTTGCCACTGTCGATGCGCGTCCATTCTTCGAGAAAGCCGTTCGCTACGGCCTCGCCCAAGGCCTTCTGTCCCAGGACAACATGAGCCGGATGGCCGCCGAAGCGCCCAAGGGAATCGTCCAGATTGCCGACCATTTCGGCACGGCTTATTTGCGTACCGATCTGGAGAGTGCTGCGACCCGGATGGCCAACCTGATCAGCCTCTATCTGGAAGACTCGGCGAACGGCGACTTGCGTGCCGCAGCAATCTCCCTGCGCGACAACACGCTGCTCTCCCATTCGCGCGGCGGCTCGGAAATGTTGAAACGCTTGCACGCGATGCCCGGGGAGACCAGCCTGCATTCAAGGAAAGTCGATCCGTTGGCGCAGAAGCTGTTCGTCAATGAGCGATCGTTTGCCTTCCCGATCAGCGTTGCCAGCTACCGGGAACAGGTAAGGCAATGCCAGGCCAACCAGATGCGGATCGATTTTGCCCGTTGGCTGGCCCGTCAGATGAATGTAAAGCAGGACGAGTACGAGGATTTCAGTGCCGAGGAAGTCATTCGTTCGGCGATGCTGGTCCTCTTTATTGGCGGCAAAGCACTGGAAATGCCGTCAAAGAGCCAGTTCGTCGAGCTGGTCGGGATGCTCCGCAAGAAGACCTTCAAGCCCAGACCGGCCGCCCTTGATTCCTTCCTGCGCGATGCCCCGGAGGCGTTCGATGAACTGACCCGCCAGGCCATGCAGGGGTTTATCGACGACGTGTTGCCGCGCCTCAAATCGACGGAAAAATCAGCGGATGAAATCCTGCACGCCGAAGCGCAAGGGGCTTTCTTCATCCGTGAGGTGGCGGAAGAGGATGTGGTGGCCTACGACAAAATCGTTGCCCGCGAGTGGGTTCGGATTACCAAAGGCAACGCCGATGATCCGGCGGTGCTGGCGACCATTTTCCTCAACGTCGCCACGGGACATCCGGCTAAGGCCAGTGCCCTGCTTAAAGAGGCGAAAGCGATTATCCAGTCCTACCGCGCGCAGGGATTCGATTCGAATGCCGTGCTGAAATTCGTCGATGACTTCGCCCCATTCGAGCAGCGCGAAGATCTCAAGGCAATGTGGTTGCAGGACTTGTTGCCGGATGCCGAGGTGCATTTGGCCGACAACGACCCGCAGATGCCGGATGCCTTCATGGAGCGAGCCCTGCGGTATTTCAAGCAAAACTGCGTTGGCGCCTGGAAGGGAAGCAGCCGCTAGCGGCTGTTCCCGGTTGTTTTCAGGATTGCGCCGACGGCGGTGGTGGGAGCCGCGGTGAGACCTCAGGCGGCCGTCGTCAGCTCGGCTGGCTCGAACAGCGAGCGGATGGTGACGCGGCGGATCGCCGGATTGTCCGGGATCGCATAGATCACATCGGTCATCATTTCCTCGAAGATGCCACGCAGGCTGCGCGCCCCTGCCTTGTATTCGATGGCCAGTTCGGCGATTTGGCGGAAAACTTCGGTTTCGATCTGCAATTCCACCCCATCAGCCTGCAGCATGGCAGTGAACTGCCTGGCCAGCGCATTGCGCGGCTCGGTCATGATGCGGACCAGCATGTCCTGACTGAGTTCATGCAGCCGGGTGACGATCGGCAGGCGGCCGGCGAATTCCGGGATCAGTCCAAATTCGAGCAAGTCGGTCGGCTTGATCCGGGCGTTCAGGCGTTCGAGGATCTGCTGGTCGTCGCCATCCGAGGTCGAGATGAAACCGAAGGTATGGGTCTTGGTCAGGATGCGCTCCATCCCGACAAAGGCGCCGCCGCAGATGAACAGGATGTGCGTGGTGTCGATGTGACGGCCATCCCTGAGACGGACCGGGGCGCCTTCCATGATCTTGAG harbors:
- the clpX gene encoding ATP-dependent Clp protease ATP-binding subunit ClpX, producing MPSLLKPSEIVHRLDEHVIGQDSAKRTLAVAIYTHFRRMTANAALDSVELSKSNILLIGPTGTGKTLLCETLARILDVPFVTADATSLAQTQFVGDEIEAILHRLVDRAEGDLPRAQRGIVFVDEVDKLKAIGGQARATSGESVQHALLKIMEGAPVRLRDGRHIDTTHILFICGGAFVGMERILTKTHTFGFISTSDGDDQQILERLNARIKPTDLLEFGLIPEFAGRLPIVTRLHELSQDMLVRIMTEPRNALARQFTAMLQADGVELQIETEVFRQIAELAIEYKAGARSLRGIFEEMMTDVIYAIPDNPAIRRVTIRSLFEPAELTTAA
- a CDS encoding DnaJ domain-containing protein, yielding MKDYYGLLGVSPDATTEIIKTAYRKKAAQFHPDRNPEPDAAAKFRSVQQAYETLTDGDRRKAYDDTRRKSLVDDPLVVAREIWTSYMENIQK